One stretch of Thalassovita sp. DNA includes these proteins:
- a CDS encoding 23S rRNA (adenine(2030)-N(6))-methyltransferase RlmJ, which translates to MLSYQHIYHAGNLADVQKHALLCQMLAYLTVKDKPLSYFETHSGRGLYGLDAAEAVKTGEAKAGIDAVADLGWFDAAHPYEQALQTVRDQHGPRSYPGSPLLARQLLRDQDRMSLAELHPQEHAALDDLFPRRQANVVKQDGYQMVMERTPPEPRRGLLLIDPAYEVKSEYDAIPSFVAKLHRKWNVGVIAIWYPVLTTGAHKPMLKALEALDLPKVLRHEVSFGPARQGHRMVGSGMFVVNTPFGTEKEAARLSSLYNKLS; encoded by the coding sequence ATGCTGTCATATCAACATATCTACCACGCCGGAAACCTGGCGGATGTGCAGAAACACGCGCTTTTGTGCCAGATGCTGGCCTATCTGACAGTGAAGGACAAACCGCTCAGCTACTTCGAAACCCACTCGGGCCGCGGCCTTTATGGGCTGGATGCGGCGGAGGCCGTCAAAACCGGGGAGGCTAAGGCGGGCATCGATGCTGTGGCCGACTTGGGTTGGTTTGATGCGGCACATCCCTACGAGCAGGCGCTGCAGACGGTGCGGGACCAGCACGGGCCGCGCAGCTATCCCGGATCGCCCCTGTTGGCGCGGCAGCTGTTGCGGGATCAGGACCGCATGTCACTGGCCGAGTTGCACCCGCAGGAACATGCGGCATTGGATGATTTGTTCCCCCGTCGGCAGGCCAATGTGGTCAAACAAGACGGCTATCAGATGGTGATGGAACGCACACCGCCTGAGCCGCGCCGGGGCCTGTTGCTGATTGATCCGGCCTATGAGGTGAAATCGGAATATGACGCCATTCCCAGCTTCGTCGCCAAGCTGCATCGCAAGTGGAACGTGGGGGTGATCGCGATCTGGTATCCAGTGCTGACCACCGGGGCGCACAAGCCGATGCTCAAGGCGCTGGAGGCATTGGATCTGCCCAAGGTGCTGCGCCATGAGGTGTCATTTGGGCCGGCCCGCCAAGGCCACCGGATGGTTGGGTCGGGCATGTTTGTGGTGAACACACCCTTCGGCACAGAAAAAGAGGCCGCCCGGTTGAGCAGCCTCTACAACAAACTCAGCTAA
- a CDS encoding zinc-ribbon domain-containing protein yields the protein MRLICPNCGAQYEVPDDVIPDAGRDVQCSNCGNTWYQHHPDNDPELREELIASGLEPETTAGEMPETEVEAPPEPEAPPEPEPAPAEPTAQSPQRRSLDPSIAEVLREEAEREARARAAEGGIETQPDLGLGEPEDEADRRARQVRERMARMKGLPDEPDPVPEVAEDDTPVSRRDLLPDIDEINSSLRAASDRRPAEAADHELPGEMERPETTVASGKSGFRRGFALALLLTALLWAAYSFAPRISAQVPALEPTMTRYVAIVDQGRALLDEQVRKLLTQVDAMSAEQGDS from the coding sequence ATGCGTTTGATCTGCCCGAATTGCGGGGCGCAGTACGAAGTGCCGGATGACGTGATCCCGGACGCCGGGCGCGATGTGCAGTGTTCAAATTGCGGCAACACCTGGTATCAGCACCATCCCGACAATGATCCGGAACTGCGCGAAGAGCTGATCGCCAGTGGGCTGGAGCCGGAAACCACCGCCGGTGAGATGCCAGAGACCGAAGTGGAGGCCCCGCCAGAGCCAGAGGCCCCACCAGAGCCGGAACCCGCGCCCGCAGAACCCACTGCGCAGTCTCCGCAACGCCGGTCGCTTGATCCGTCGATTGCCGAGGTGCTGCGCGAAGAGGCAGAGCGTGAGGCCCGTGCCCGCGCCGCAGAGGGCGGCATTGAAACGCAGCCGGATCTGGGCCTTGGTGAGCCAGAGGATGAAGCTGACCGCCGCGCCCGTCAGGTGCGCGAGCGCATGGCCCGGATGAAGGGCCTGCCGGACGAACCAGACCCTGTGCCCGAGGTGGCTGAGGATGACACGCCGGTCTCCCGTCGTGATCTGCTGCCCGACATTGACGAAATCAACTCCTCCCTCCGTGCGGCCTCGGACCGGCGCCCCGCTGAAGCGGCCGATCACGAATTGCCCGGTGAGATGGAGCGCCCGGAAACCACCGTCGCCAGCGGCAAAAGCGGCTTCCGCCGTGGCTTTGCATTGGCCTTGCTGCTGACCGCATTGCTTTGGGCCGCCTACAGCTTTGCCCCACGCATCAGCGCGCAGGTGCCCGCGCTGGAACCGACGATGACGCGTTATGTCGCCATCGTGGATCAGGGCCGCGCCCTATTGGACGAACAGGTGCGCAAGCTGCTGACCCAGGTCGACGCGATGAGCGCCGAACAGGGCGACAGCTGA
- a CDS encoding cell division ATP-binding protein FtsE: MIELENVAYSYGGGELLSEISLKLSPGSFHFLTGPSGAGKTTFMKLCYGALLPTAGHVRLFDRDVRLMDRDEVALNRRRIGVVHQDCQFLDHLPIAENIALPLNVSGRDNIDELANLKELMAWVGLKSRAEALPPELSGGERQRAALARAVIMSPDVILADEPTGNIDWEMSQRLLRLLVELNRMGKTIMVATHDMNLIRAAKGQVQARVLRIANRRVQLAGADL, encoded by the coding sequence GTGATTGAGCTAGAAAATGTGGCCTATAGCTATGGGGGTGGTGAGCTTCTCAGTGAGATCTCACTCAAGCTGTCGCCGGGGTCCTTCCATTTCCTGACCGGGCCATCGGGTGCGGGGAAAACCACCTTTATGAAGCTCTGCTATGGCGCGCTATTGCCTACGGCGGGTCACGTGCGCCTGTTTGACCGCGATGTGCGTCTGATGGACCGCGATGAGGTGGCGTTGAACCGACGCCGGATCGGGGTGGTGCATCAGGACTGTCAGTTCCTGGATCACCTGCCGATTGCCGAAAACATTGCGCTGCCGCTCAACGTGTCGGGCCGCGACAACATTGATGAACTGGCCAACCTCAAGGAATTGATGGCCTGGGTTGGGTTGAAATCCCGCGCTGAGGCATTGCCGCCGGAACTGTCGGGCGGCGAACGTCAACGCGCCGCGCTGGCGCGTGCGGTGATCATGTCACCGGATGTGATCCTGGCCGATGAACCCACCGGCAACATTGACTGGGAAATGTCGCAGCGGCTGCTGCGGCTGCTGGTCGAGCTGAACCGGATGGGCAAGACCATCATGGTGGCCACCCACGATATGAACCTGATCCGCGCCGCCAAAGGGCAGGTGCAGGCGCGGGTGCTGCGGATTGCCAATCGTCGGGTGCAGCTGGCGGGGGCGGATCTATGA
- a CDS encoding cell division protein FtsX, producing the protein MSVLKGFTALFVPDAQADRVVPPTGFTATLTTFSAIAMGFLAVFALALTLASGRLADRWSNELARSSTLRISAPEEQMQAQITAALRVLETTPGVESARALSEEEQKALLEPFFGPDLPIEELPIPQLIEINETDQGYDSTGLRLRLAAEVPGAVLDDHTRWRKPLVEAATRIRILGWAAFLLIGGAMAAMITLAAHAALSANTQVITVLRLVGARDSYIAGAFVRRFTYRGFSGAGIGAGLGALAVWLLPEAQAAGGFLTGLGFQGLQWLWPLGIPLLGGAVAFAATRAAAKRKLKELP; encoded by the coding sequence ATGAGCGTTTTGAAGGGTTTCACCGCCCTGTTTGTGCCCGATGCGCAGGCCGACCGTGTGGTGCCCCCCACCGGGTTCACCGCAACGCTGACCACCTTCAGCGCCATTGCGATGGGCTTCCTTGCGGTCTTTGCGCTGGCGCTGACACTGGCCTCGGGCCGGTTGGCGGATCGCTGGTCAAACGAGCTGGCGCGATCCTCCACCTTGCGGATCTCAGCCCCGGAGGAGCAGATGCAGGCCCAGATCACGGCGGCGCTGCGGGTGCTGGAAACCACCCCCGGTGTCGAAAGCGCCCGCGCGCTCAGCGAAGAGGAACAAAAGGCGCTGCTGGAGCCCTTCTTTGGCCCCGACCTGCCGATCGAGGAACTGCCAATCCCGCAGCTGATTGAGATCAATGAGACCGATCAGGGCTATGACAGCACCGGGCTGCGGCTGCGGCTGGCGGCTGAGGTGCCCGGCGCGGTGCTGGATGACCATACCCGCTGGCGCAAACCGCTGGTCGAGGCGGCAACGCGGATCCGCATTCTGGGCTGGGCGGCCTTTCTGCTGATCGGCGGGGCGATGGCCGCGATGATCACCCTGGCGGCCCATGCCGCGCTTTCGGCCAACACCCAGGTGATCACGGTGCTGCGCCTTGTGGGCGCGCGCGACAGTTATATTGCCGGGGCCTTTGTGCGCCGCTTCACCTATCGCGGCTTTTCCGGTGCGGGCATCGGGGCCGGGCTGGGCGCGCTGGCCGTCTGGCTGTTGCCCGAAGCGCAGGCTGCCGGCGGCTTCCTGACCGGGCTTGGCTTTCAGGGGCTGCAGTGGCTCTGGCCGCTGGGCATCCCGCTCCTGGGCGGGGCGGTGGCCTTTGCCGCAACACGCGCCGCTGCAAAACGTAAACTGAAGGAGTTGCCGTGA